The DNA segment ATAGGATTTAACACATTCACCGGCACGCTCACCACCGGCAGGTTTTTGATCTCAAAGGCCATGTCCACACGATCGGATCGACTTTCCCCGAGACCGATGATGCCGCCGCTGCAGATCTCCATCCCCACACGGTGCGCCGCCTCGATGGCCGCAAGTTTCTCATCAAACGAGTGGGTACTGCAGACCCTCTCAAAGAAGTTGCGGGAACTCTCCACATTGTTGTGGACACGACGCACTCCCGCATCATAGAGCTTCTGATAATTGGCTTCATCTAAAAGGCCGAAGGAGACGCAGACGTCCATCCCCACTTCTTCAATAATACGCCGGATCACCCTCACAGCAAGGTCCACCTCAGCGTCACTGAGGCGCTTGCCGCTCGTGACCAGAGAATAGCGCCCCATGCCAAGCTCTTTTTGTCGCCGGGCATCCGCCACAATCACATCGCCATCCAGAAGATCATAGACCTCAGCATGTCCCGACCAGTGCGCCGACTGGGCACAGAATTTACAGTCCTCGGAACACTTGCCGCTTTTCGCATTAATAACGGTACAAAACTCAAACCGATCGCCCATATAGTGGCGGCGCACGGCATCGGCGCAGGCCTTTAAGTCCTCATAATCACTGTCATACAGCACCAGCGCCTCATCTTTGGTGATGTCATAGCCGGCAATCACGCTATCTTTCAAATTAAAAATATCCATAAAACACCTCTCTTCTACACTAGAATAAGGGCTTACGGATATATTGTCAACCTTATTTGTTTTTCAGTTAATAATTGTCGCCATTAACTTCTCCCATCAAACTTATGACCGCACTTGGGGCAGGTCACTTTTATCCGTCCCTTGCCCTTAGGTATACGCAGCTCCTGATGACAGGACGGACAGCTCACGTATTTGTTCTCCCGGTCGCCCAACCGTCGCTTAAGCTTGCTAAACGGTGCCGTCACTGCATTGAGAGCCTGCTGAACCTTTCGGTTCTCATTGTAGCGCCCGGTGATATTTTTACTGAACAGGCGAAAGTACATATAGACGATAAGAAGCAGGGTGACGTACGCCGTCTGAACATGAAGCGCCCGCCCGACGGCAAAGCTTGCGATGACAAGGACCATCAGCACGCGACTTAACGTGTCACTGCCATACATGGCGCCATAGCGCCCTTGCATAAAACGATAAAACTTTTCTTTCATACTAACCTCATTTCTAAGTGTATTATAACAGAGAACCGCCGTAAAAATTTTTTAATTTTTTCTTGACTGCAATGTAAAATCTCTGTATAATTGTTTTTGTTGTCGACGCGAAATGTTGACAGACCATGCGGGAATGGCGGAATTGGCAGACGCGCTAGACTTAGGATCTAGTTCCAATGGAGTGGGGGTTCAAGTCCTCTTTCCCGCACCAAAATTGAAACCCCTTGCGCTTGACGCAGGGGGTTTTTGTCTACAAAGTAGGACTGCACTATCAACAGACAGTGCAGTCCTTTTTGATTTAACTATGCCCCTCAATGGACAGACGCTCAGTAGCCATGACAACAGGATCGCAAACACCGGGTATCCGTTCGATACAGCCTCATCTCGCTACGATCTATCGCACCGATCTGTACTTTTTAGCGGAATTTTTCCATGAAGTGACGATTTATTCTCTCGCTCACCCTTTGGCCTCGTCGGTTGTAAGCGGTGCAATTTCAAAACCGCCGCCCTCACGATTGCCATCGAACACACCTTTGCCGCACGCTCGTCCCGGTATGAGTTTTGTAAAATTTTACCCCTCGCCTTGAAAATTCCACATCGTGGTAGTAAGCTAATTACTGTCAAACTATATTTTTTAGGAGGTCTTTATGACATTATTTCTTATCGGACTTGTCATTCTCCTCGTCGGCGGTATCGGCTACGGTCGTTACTGTGAAAAAGTTTTCGGCCCTGACGATCGTGTGACCCCTGCGGTTGCACTCGCTGACGGCGTGGACTACGTGGGAATGAAAAAGTGGAAAAACCAACTTATCGAACTGTTAAACATTGCCGGGACCGGGCCGATCCTCGGACCCATCCAGGGGATTCTCTTCGGACCCATCGCATTCTTAACCATCCCTATCGGCTGTGTACTCGCCGGTTCACTTCACGACTACTTTGTCGGCATGATCTCCATGCGCAATGAAGGGGCACAAATTCCTCGACTCATGCAAAAATACATAGGCTCCGGAACCAACAAAGTATACAACATCATCATCTGGATCCTCATGCTCCTCACCGGAGTCGTCTTTATCTACACGCCCGGCGATTTGATTGTCAACGATATTTTAGGGCTGGATGTGAACTCCGGCGTCATTTGGGTTGTCTATGCTATCATCTTACTCTATTACATCCTGGCGACACTCTTCCCTATTGATGCCATCATCGGACGGGTCTATCCTATCTTCGGCGCATTTCTGATCGTCAGCGCCATCGGCGTTTTTGTCGGCGTACTCTTCACTGGCAGTGCCGATCTTCACCCTATTACCGAGGGCGCACTGATCTCCGCACACCCTACGGGGCAATCTTTTATTCCGGTGTTCTTCATCACCGTCGCCTGCGGTATTATGTCCGGGTTCCACGGCTCCCAAGCTACGCTGATCTCCCGTACCGTCAAGAGCGAACGTGAAGGCCGCCACACCTTCTACAACATGATGCTTATTGAAGGCTTCATCGCTATGTGCTGGGCCGCAGGCGCTATGGTGCTCTTTAACACCACCGCCGCCCTCGACACTCCTGCAACCCTTGTCGTCGGCGAAGTATCCCGCCGCTTCATGGGCAACATCGGTGGTCTGATTGCCATCGTCGGCGTTATCGTCCTTCCAATCACCTCCGGTGACACGGCTTTCCGCTCTCTTCGTCTGATGATTGCTGAGCAGTTCAACATCGACCAAAAGGCACCTGCAAAACGAATTATGCTCTCTATCATCATCTTCATTCCGGCCCTTGCCATTCTGTTCTTTGCAAAGAGCAATGCTGAAGGCTTCAACCTGCTCTGGCGTTACTTCGGTTTCACCAACCAGCTGGTTGCCGTCTTTGCCTTAGTTCTTACCGCTGTATATCTAAAGATTCACGGTAAGAACTACATCATCGCATTGGCGCCGGCATTCTTCTACACCTTCGTCGTCATCAGCTACATCTGTCACGCTGAAATCGGCTTCTCTCTCGACGCCCGTCTCGGCATGGACGGCTACACCGTAAGCTACATCGTCGGTGTCGTGGCCGCAGTCCTGATGGTCCTCTTTGTCAACAAAGCCTCATCGCACAACAAAGACGAGATCCTGCGTCTCGATAACGCTCACTAAACCCTCACTGCCGGAAGTCCCGGCAGTTTTTTTCACCTTAACTACCTGACACGTGGTGCGAAATCATGAGAGCTTGCCGCTGCCATGAGCTCATCACTCGGCGACGTGCCTTTGATTTAATCTTCAAAACATAAAAAAACGCACATGAGGCTCGTTGGTCGTAAAACAGTAATATGTGAATTTCTTGGAACAGGTATGATTTCGGTCATACCTGTTCCGCTTTTAGCAGTACATCCACGGGGATGAAGCCTATGAGGTCATAGGAGATATGAATCTTCTGTTTCCTCTTGCCGGTGGACTTGTCGGGTGCTTCAACATAAACAGCCTTAACAAGCTCTCTGAGGGCGTAGGGGTTCAGCTCCGTGAGGTCGCTGTTTCGTTTTACCCTTTGGATAAACTGCTCTAAATTATCTGCCTGTCGTTCCTGTTCTTCAATAACCTGTTGCAGACTTCTGACCTCAGCCTTGAGGTCTTTTTGTTCCTGTGTGTAGTTCTTGCTCATCATAGCGAACTTCTCGTCATCGAGCGTACCGGCTACCTTTTAGTTCCTCGTAGGACAACCAAACTAATTTGTGGTCGGTTTCCATCGGTTCTTGGTCTTTCTGTATTATCTCGCCAGCGTAATAATTCTGAATCGGGTGGAAGTGTTCAATTACAGGATGCTCAATATATGCTTCAGCGGAACATACAAACTCTTTGACAACGACAGAACAGCCTGCTTCCTCTAAACACTCTCTTTGAATACACTCATTGTCAGTTTCATTTTCATCAATGCCGCCGCCAAGGAAAAAGAAACCCTTTGATGTTTGCACAACACCGAGTTTGCCATTATTAAACGGAATAATATACGCACCCTTCCTGTCAACATAGGCGTCCTCGCATTTAACTCCAAATATTTTGTGCATGACTTTCTTCCTCCTTCGCTTCGATTCGTTTCATTCAAAATAACGTTGGGATAGCAAAACCGCCGACCGCCGTCAATGGTCAAGATGAACGGCTTCGCCGCCATTGACAGCGTCCATCCGTTTCGCTTTTGGGCAGACAAGGCGGCGGTTGCCGCCGATTTCCATTTAAGGAAATGGCACTTGCCATTATGGGGAAACGGAGAATAGCAAGCACAGCAGGTGTATGTACACTCTGCGATTTTTTGCAAAATCCAGCTTTGCCGATTTTGCGAAAAATTGAAAATCTCCGATTTGCTTGCTAAGATGCGAACATCCTTAGCAAGCAGGGCACGTGTGGACACACATCGTGCATTTTGCAAATTTCAGCGGTGCTGCCTTTTGCAAAATCTTGTTGGGCAACATCCCAAACCCTTTAACGATTTTTTCAAAATCGGCTACGCTCTTGCGGAGCTGAACATCACTTTATTTTGGAGAGTGATATAAGGATTTTTCGGATTCCCTCATAAATTTCTTCCTGGTTCTTTTTGATTTCTTCAATATCTTCTTCGTAAATATTGCCGGTGGAATTGACACGCTTGGCAATTTGGTTTTCGCTGTTGGAGATGCTTTTCATTCTAAGTGTCAGCTCACGAAGTTCGGGCATATCCAATTTTACAACGTATCCGTCAATTACCATTTTGCGGATATAGGCACTCATATTCTCAATGCCCGCCTGTTCCATTTTCTTTTTTATCAGAGCTTGCTCTTTTTCATCTACAAAGAACTTTACCTGTATCGGTCGTTTGCGATTTCTGTTATCTGGCATAAGTGTTACCCTCACTTATATGATGCGGTTATTTTTCTTCCAATCTTCATATCTTGCCGCCACTTCGGAGCTTCGCCATCGTCTGCCCAATACTCGTCCATAGCAACGATCTTATCGTCTTTGAGCTTGATGAAGGAGGTAACGTGGAAAGAAGGGGAGCGATCTTTCGGATATACCTGTGTTGCAGTGATAATCATATCGTCCGTCGTGACGATCTTTTCAACCTCGCCATCCCAATCGCCGGGATACTCGCAGTTGGCTCTTATAAATTCATCTACCGTGAAATTCTCATTGGAGCAATGCCAATTCACATAGGCATCGGCGTGGAAATATTCTCTTATCTCGTCTGCTCTCTGTGCGAGAATGTCAGACCAAAACTGTTGTATGTTCATTGATTCACCTTATCCCAATAATTAGGTTTCTTGCCAAGATTTATAGTGAACATAGCCTTTTCCGTCAATCTCATCAACAGTCTGCATTGGTTTGATGATGTAATTCATTGTTAACCTCTAAATTCTTTCTCCTCTTTGGGTATCGTATAGTCTTAATCCAAAGAATTGTACTCGGTGACTGATTTGAGATATGCCTCTGGGTCTCCGTTCAAAACGAGGTCGGCATACGCCAACGGGTCATTAACGGGTCATTGTAGATAAGATAATCAAGCTCTGACCGCTGATACATATTGTCAGCGATTTCGTTTTCCACGGCGGTGCAGTTAATGGCAATCATACTGCCATCATTGAACTTCAACTCCACGCAACCGCTATCCATATTGAACGCACAAGACAATAATTTTTTCATCTGCCTAACCTCCATCTACATTCGTTGTGTGTACACACATTGTAGCACGAAGGTGTGTCATTTTTCAATAGGCTCATCAAAATTTATCGCATTAAAGTATAACTTTTCTATGAACCAAGGACGATTGGGCGGTTTTTCGAGGGGTGGTGTACTCTGCATCGAAACAAACCACTATCAACTTAACGGCTTGGTGGGTTTGCTCACGAAACTGCAAGCATTCACACTTTCTGACGAACGGGGTTCATTATGGTGTGATTCGCTGTTTTGTAGGGACTTTACCACGCAAACGGCAATTATTTCACTCGTTTCACTATCCCTGCCATACATAGCGCAAAAACAGGGTATTTCGCCCCAAAAACAAACAACGGCACTCAGCCGAAGCTGAATGCCGTATGTTCGTTTGTTTCCCAATCCTGTTCGACAGATGCCGCAAAATTAGTAATTTTTTGAATTACTGTCTTACGAGCACACAGCCGACTGTGAGCTTTTTTATTCCAATAAACTGCCGCCCTTTGTATAGAGATCGAAGTAATAACCCCGTCGTGCCATCAGGTCTCTATGGGTCCCTCGCTCAATAATCGCCCGATCCTTCATGACCAAAATCTCATCGGCATGTTGTACCGTGCTCAGACGGTGGGCAATGGTGATGGTGGTGCGGCCCTTGGTGAGCTCTTCAAGGGACGCCTGGACAATGGCCTCACTCTTGTTGTCCAAAGCCGACGTCGCTTCGTCTAAAATCAAAATCGGCGGATTCTTTAAAAACACCCGGGCAATGCTGATACGCTGTTTCTGTCCGCCGCTCAGCTTCACACCCCGCTCGCCGACATAGGTGTCAAAGCCGTTCGGCAAGTCCATAATAAAGTCAAACGCCCCTGCCATGCGCGCCGCGGCGTAGACATCCTCATCCGGCGCCTCAGGCCGACCGTAGCGAATGTTTTCAAGGACACTGCCGGAGAAGAGATACACGTCCTGCTGCATAATCCCGATATTTTCCCGAAGGGACTTGAGCTGTACCTGACGCACATCCACGCCGTCCACCGACACCGTCCCCCCATTGACGTCGTAGAACCGGGGAATGAGATTGCAGATGGTCGTCTTGCCCGAGCCGCTCGGCCCCACAATGGCAAGATTCGCTCCGGGTTCTACAGTGAGATTGAAGTCTTTGAGCACATAGTCCGTGTCCCGCTCGTACTTAAAGTCCACATGGTCAAAGACAATCCGCCCGAGCACATCGGACAACGACACGGCATCCTCGGCATCGACAATGTCCGACTCCGTCGCCATAATTTCGCTGAACCGTTCAATCCCCGTCATGCCACGTTGGAACTGCTCGGTAAACTCGACAATGCGCCGCACGGTGGCAAGAAGCGAGCTCACATACAACGTGTAAGCCATCATGTCGCCGGTGGAGATTTGATCCGTCACCAGAAAATGACCGCCAAGGAAAATCACCACGATAAACATCAGGCCGTCAAAACCGCGGTTAATGACATTGAATCCTGCCATAAAACGGTAATACTTGCGCTTCACGCCGAGAAGCTTATAGTTCTCTCGATTAAACTTCGCCGACTCCACCTCTTCATTGGCAAAGCTCTTCACCACTTTCACCCCGAGGAGCGACTCCTCGATGCTGGAGTTTAAATCCCCCACCTGGACCTTCTGTTCCTTTTGCGCCCGTTTCATGCCGCCGCGATACTTGGACGCGGCAACGATCATAAAGGGAATCATCACAAAAATAATCAGCGTCAACGGTACATTGACCCGAATCAGCACCGCGAAGGAAAAGAGAATCTTAATCAGTCCGATAAAATACTCCTCCGGACAGTGATGGGCAAACTCCGTAATATCAAAGAGGTCGTTGGTGATACGGCTCATGAGCACGCCGACCTTCGTCTCGTTGTAGTAGGCGTCACTCATGGTTTGAAGGTGCAGATAGACATCCGAGCGCATATCCGTCTCAATCCGCGCCCCCATAATGTGCCCAATGCTTGCCATGTAAAAAGACGCCACCATTTCAATGAGCTTAAGTCCCGCAAAGAGTAAGCCCAGGCGAATCACCACGCTGTAGGTGAGCACTTGCGCCGGATCCAGCGCCACATCCGTCATGCGGCGAAGAATCAGCGGCAACGCCATCTCACTTGCCGTGGTAAAGGCCGCCGCAATCAAATCAATCACCAAAATATGCCGGTAGGTATAAAAATACGGCCACACCTTTTTTATTAAATGCGAATACTTCATCTAATGTACTCCTTTTAATGTACTCCTTTCTTCCCTTGCTATGAATCTATTGTACACTAAAGTGCTTGACGCTGAAATAGTTAAGTTTTGGCTAGGATAGTCCTCGGACGCACCGTCGTTATTGACTTTACCTTATCTAAGAAGTAAACTGTCCTCTGGAGGTTAACCATGGAAAATACAAAACGACTTGCCAAGTCCACACTGGCCATTGTGGTCTTTTCACTGATAGGAAAACTCATGGGGTTCGCCCGTGAAACGCTGCAGGCCGGCGTCTACGGCGCGACCCACGCCACCGATGCCTTCGTGGCCGCTCAGTCCGCAACGAGTATCATCTCTGCGCTGATCACCGCCGCCATCGCCACCACCTTTATCCCCGCCCTCACCAAGGCGGAAAAGGAAAAAGGCTCCGCCCAGCAAAACATCTTCACCAACAACATGCTCCTTTTGGCATCCGTGATCTCTCTTATCGTCGTGGGACTCGGCATACTGTTTGCACCCCAGCTTGCCATCCTCGTCTCCACCCGAGAAAAGATGGACGTCTACACCATGGTTATCGAACTGATTCGTCTCGGTATGCCGGTGGTGGTCTTTTCCGCCATTGTCGGTGTCTTTACAGGCTACCTACAATATAACGACAAATTTGCAGCCGCCGGCGGCATCGCCATACCGTTAAACATCTGCTACATCGTCTATTTGCTCTTCATGTCACAGTTTGGCGTCAAAGGTCTGACCGTCGCCTCCGTCCTCGGTGTCGTCGCTCAGATTCTCTTTCTCATGCCCGATGCCGTCAAAAGCGGCTATCGCCCTAAAGCTGTCTTTGACATCAAGGACAAATTCGTTCTGGAAGCTCTGTGGCTCGCCATTCCCGTCCTCATGAGCACCGCAGTCAACGACATAAACGTCATTGTCAACCGCAAGCTCGCCGCCACCATGGTGGAAGGCT comes from the Peptoniphilus equinus genome and includes:
- the bioB gene encoding biotin synthase BioB, whose product is MDIFNLKDSVIAGYDITKDEALVLYDSDYEDLKACADAVRRHYMGDRFEFCTVINAKSGKCSEDCKFCAQSAHWSGHAEVYDLLDGDVIVADARRQKELGMGRYSLVTSGKRLSDAEVDLAVRVIRRIIEEVGMDVCVSFGLLDEANYQKLYDAGVRRVHNNVESSRNFFERVCSTHSFDEKLAAIEAAHRVGMEICSGGIIGLGESRSDRVDMAFEIKNLPVVSVPVNVLNPISGTPFGGNTPLTTEEINRTMAVYRFILKDVYLRLAGGRSVMADYGRESLTSGANAAISGTLLTTQGMHPTTDIAMVTALGFQIH
- a CDS encoding zinc ribbon domain-containing protein, which gives rise to MKEKFYRFMQGRYGAMYGSDTLSRVLMVLVIASFAVGRALHVQTAYVTLLLIVYMYFRLFSKNITGRYNENRKVQQALNAVTAPFSKLKRRLGDRENKYVSCPSCHQELRIPKGKGRIKVTCPKCGHKFDGRS
- a CDS encoding carbon starvation CstA family protein; the protein is MTLFLIGLVILLVGGIGYGRYCEKVFGPDDRVTPAVALADGVDYVGMKKWKNQLIELLNIAGTGPILGPIQGILFGPIAFLTIPIGCVLAGSLHDYFVGMISMRNEGAQIPRLMQKYIGSGTNKVYNIIIWILMLLTGVVFIYTPGDLIVNDILGLDVNSGVIWVVYAIILLYYILATLFPIDAIIGRVYPIFGAFLIVSAIGVFVGVLFTGSADLHPITEGALISAHPTGQSFIPVFFITVACGIMSGFHGSQATLISRTVKSEREGRHTFYNMMLIEGFIAMCWAAGAMVLFNTTAALDTPATLVVGEVSRRFMGNIGGLIAIVGVIVLPITSGDTAFRSLRLMIAEQFNIDQKAPAKRIMLSIIIFIPALAILFFAKSNAEGFNLLWRYFGFTNQLVAVFALVLTAVYLKIHGKNYIIALAPAFFYTFVVISYICHAEIGFSLDARLGMDGYTVSYIVGVVAAVLMVLFVNKASSHNKDEILRLDNAH
- a CDS encoding DUF4368 domain-containing protein; the encoded protein is MMSKNYTQEQKDLKAEVRSLQQVIEEQERQADNLEQFIQRVKRNSDLTELNPYALRELVKAVYVEAPDKSTGKRKQKIHISYDLIGFIPVDVLLKAEQV
- a CDS encoding NUDIX domain-containing protein; translated protein: MHKIFGVKCEDAYVDRKGAYIIPFNNGKLGVVQTSKGFFFLGGGIDENETDNECIQRECLEEAGCSVVVKEFVCSAEAYIEHPVIEHFHPIQNYYAGEIIQKDQEPMETDHKLVWLSYEELKGSRYAR
- a CDS encoding plasmid mobilization protein → MPDNRNRKRPIQVKFFVDEKEQALIKKKMEQAGIENMSAYIRKMVIDGYVVKLDMPELRELTLRMKSISNSENQIAKRVNSTGNIYEEDIEEIKKNQEEIYEGIRKILISLSKIK
- a CDS encoding nuclear transport factor 2 family protein; this translates as MNIQQFWSDILAQRADEIREYFHADAYVNWHCSNENFTVDEFIRANCEYPGDWDGEVEKIVTTDDMIITATQVYPKDRSPSFHVTSFIKLKDDKIVAMDEYWADDGEAPKWRQDMKIGRKITASYK
- a CDS encoding DUF6061 family protein, whose translation is MAYADLVLNGDPEAYLKSVTEYNSLD
- a CDS encoding DUF6061 family protein; the encoded protein is MDSGCVELKFNDGSMIAINCTAVENEIADNMYQRSELDYLIYNDPLMTRWRMPTSF
- a CDS encoding ABC transporter ATP-binding protein — translated: MKYSHLIKKVWPYFYTYRHILVIDLIAAAFTTASEMALPLILRRMTDVALDPAQVLTYSVVIRLGLLFAGLKLIEMVASFYMASIGHIMGARIETDMRSDVYLHLQTMSDAYYNETKVGVLMSRITNDLFDITEFAHHCPEEYFIGLIKILFSFAVLIRVNVPLTLIIFVMIPFMIVAASKYRGGMKRAQKEQKVQVGDLNSSIEESLLGVKVVKSFANEEVESAKFNRENYKLLGVKRKYYRFMAGFNVINRGFDGLMFIVVIFLGGHFLVTDQISTGDMMAYTLYVSSLLATVRRIVEFTEQFQRGMTGIERFSEIMATESDIVDAEDAVSLSDVLGRIVFDHVDFKYERDTDYVLKDFNLTVEPGANLAIVGPSGSGKTTICNLIPRFYDVNGGTVSVDGVDVRQVQLKSLRENIGIMQQDVYLFSGSVLENIRYGRPEAPDEDVYAAARMAGAFDFIMDLPNGFDTYVGERGVKLSGGQKQRISIARVFLKNPPILILDEATSALDNKSEAIVQASLEELTKGRTTITIAHRLSTVQHADEILVMKDRAIIERGTHRDLMARRGYYFDLYTKGGSLLE